From Fusobacterium varium:
AAGGAATTGATAAAGGAAGAGTTGAAGGAGAAAGTACAGATGATGCTACAATAATATTGGATGAAAAGACATTTCTTGAACATATTGATTGTAATATTATCTCTGTTGAAAAAACTGCTAAATATTATGAAGTAAAAGTAGGCTTAAAAAATAAAACAGATAAAATAATAAGACTAATAAATTTATCTGAAAAAAAATCATTGCAGTTAAAAGATAAAGAAGGTTATGTTTCATACTCTCTACATCCAATTTTAAATATAACAATTCCAGAAGAAAGTGGAATAAGAGCAAATTTTAGATTTTTAATGGATGGAACTCCTTCTCAATTAAAAATATATGGAGTAGAATTTGTAATAGATAATACTAAAATTAAACAGGGGACAGAAAAAGAAATATATAATACAGTAAATGATGTTCTCAATGAATTAGAACAAATAGACAAAAAGTAATTAAAATAATAAAAATCTAGTGTACTTGTTTTAAATATTAATTAATAAGGATTAATTTTTGTATTTTACAAAAGTTAATCCTTTTAATTTTATCTTTATTTTTTATTGTTTTATAATTTTTTTCCCATTTTGGTATGTTTTAATTTAAATGTTATGGTAAGTTATCCCTAGAGAAAAAATATTTTACGAGGTAAAATTGTGCCAATAACTGTAACTAATGATACAGGTATAGTAATTCAGATGGCAGGGCAAACAATTACAGTTGGAGGAAATATAACAGTTCACTCAGTAAGAAGATTGTAAGGGTTAACAGTTGGAGGAATGGAATATGGATGTACAACTATAACGAATATAACAGATAGAGAAAGTGTAACGATAAACCAAAGTTTTATAAATGGAGAAAATTATACAGCTATCACAATAAATAATAGGTAACACATTTATGAAAGACAATTTGAGGAGCCTCTAAAAGGGAGGCTCCTTTTCCTTAGTTATATACAAAAATTTTTATGAAGATTATTTTATTGGAATTATTCCTGATCTTTATCTATATTTGAAAATTCTCCATATTCATCATTACAGTTATCAAAATTATTATGATGGAATCTAAAACTATGACCTTTCATATTAAATTTTTCATGAATATGAAGCATTTGTTTAAATTCTTCTTCTCCCATTTCTTCTCTACTTTTTAGCATAAAGCTATGCAAATCATCAATTGATTCTGTAATTCCTAATTTATCCATCAATGCATTTGTCACTTTATCTAAATATAAACCAAATTCTTTTTGTTCATCTTCTGATAAGCAAGAAAATATTTCATTTGTTTCAGATGAATCAAATTTATTATTTTTCCCTTTTTCAGTCAGATAAATGAGTATAACACGTTTATCTAATTCAGAAGGTACCCTTATAATATATTCTTTTTTTTCCAATTTAAGTAATAATTCATTAAGAGAAGAAACTCTAACTCCTAATAAATAAGATAATTCTTTAGTACTAATTCCATCTTTTATTTTGAGTATAGCAATAATACGACCTTGGCCATGAGTAGGCTCTGCTAATGGTCCAGAAGACATATGTAGATGTTGATGCTGTTTGTGTAATAGCCATTGAAGCCTTGCTAATTTCTTATGTAATTCATTATTCATAATAATATCTCCTTTTTAAATTTTATTAACGGTACCTGTTATAAATATATATTACAGGTACCTGTTGAAAATGTCAAGTTTTTTTATATAAAAATAAAAGTAATAATGTTATTATATAATAAAAAAATTAGATTTTATAGATTTAAAATAATATTAAAGTTTTATAAAATATGTATATAAAATCAAAAAAGTTAAAATTGATATTAAAGGAGTATAAAGATAAAGAAAAATGAATAAATTAAAAAAATTCAAAAAAAGAAATTGACAATTATAATAAATAATCTTTTGGAAAAATTAAATGAGTTAGGAGTAAAGTTATATGAAGAAATTTCTCTTAAAAAATGGAGAAGAGAAACTTGAGCAGATTATTGTGAGTATATATAAAATGTAATAATAATTAATGGTCATAGCAGACAGCAATATCATTTAACTTTAATCTAGAAAATTATAGAATTGTACTTGATTTATTTCATTTAAATTACTTAAATGGATATTGAACAGAATATTAAGTTTTTAAAGTAAAAGAATGAAGAAAAAAATTATTTAAAGATAAATTTTTTAATACTAATATTTACAACTTTTAAATTTATTATTTTAATTTAAATTATACAAAGAAAAAAGGAAAAGTAATAAAGTTTATGTAAATATATTACAAAATATTAAATAAAATTAGGAGGACAGTTATGAGTATTGAAAAAAATCTTAAGTATATTTTAGAAGAATGTGAAGTAGAAAAAATAAAATTAGAAAGACTAAATAATTTTATTCACAGTGAGGAATTTAAATTAAAAACTGATGAAACACAAAAAGAATTAATAATCAAAAAATTTGGATTATTAAAGAGTTATATTGGGGTATTAGAAGAGCAAATAAAATATGATAAAGAACTTCTTGAAAATGAAGCATGCTACATATCAAAAGATGGTGGAAGCTATGAAGAATTAGAAAAGAAATGCATAAAATAGATTTTAGATTTGTATAAAACATTTTTTAGAGTTTAATATATTAAGAAAAGAAGCTTTTAATTTTGTTATGGGCTTCTTTTTTATTTAGATTTTTTTATATAAGATAAAAACGTAACAAAGAATTAAATTGTGCCTCTATAATTTCATCAAAAACTAAAATATAAATTTATATGGTATAATATTTTATATATTAAAACTATTTTAATAAAAGGGGATTGATTTATGGAGTTATACCACTATGAAGATGAAACTATCAAAACAGAAATACTTATAAAATCTAAGGTTAACAACGAAGAAATAGAACTGAAACAGATAGATTTTTCTAATATAAAAATGTTTCTTAAAAAAGGAATATTTATTATAACCGGATATTTAAGAGGAGAAGATGAAAAGAATCTTGCAGAGATTATGAAGTTAAATAAATGGAGCATGATTACAGGAACATCTAAAGAATCTTTGAGAGATATTGAAATTAAAATAAGTCGTAATGGTTATGTTCTTAGGCATTTGATATTTGAAGGGTATTTATCCTCTTATAATGAATCTTATGATAATACTAAAGGGTATAGATTTCATTTTATTCTAAGGGAGCATAAACAAATAAATAGAGATGGGGCATATGTAAGAACAGTTACTCTTAAAGGGGTAAAAGGCGACATGATAATTATGCCACAAGACTTTAATTTTAAAAATTCACTTTTGAGTGGTTTAAATGGACTTACAGGAGTATCTTTATTGAAAGATGCGGGTGTTAAAGTAGCTGTAGCAAGTGAAAGTAGAATAATAACAGGAGCCTTAGGATTTTATTTTATAGCACATGGAACAGGAATGGTAAGTGAATTTATGGCTGATATTACCTTTGTTATGAAAAAAGAACCTGAAAAAATGGGAAGCTTTAATATGACTAGAGATTGGGTTTATAAACCAATTGGAGAAGCAATATCTCAAGAAATTAATAATATATTTTCTGAAATAAATCTAAGTAAAGATATAGGGATAGATGCATATAACCATGCAAATTTAGCATTTTCAATTTTAACTTTAAGTACAGATGTAGAAAAAAGTTACAGGAATTTAAAAGGTTATGAGGGGGCAGGAATTTATTATAAAATAAAATATAAAGATGTAGCTGTAAGTACATGGGGAAGAAGATTAACAGCATATAGAAAATATGGTTCTACAACTATTAAAGCATTATTGGGTGACCTTGGCTTTTTAGTACCTGGAACATATTCTGTTAAAGAATCTATTAAATCTGAAATCGAAAAGAGGAAGTAAAGCATATGAAAGATAGAAAATTTTTAATCAAAAATCTAATCATTACAGTAATATTCTATATTATTTTTAGAATAGGTGGATATTTTCATTCTAAAAGATTTGCCCCAATATCATTAGGTGATTTAAAATTATTCATTTTCTTTTTTATTGCCTTTATATTCTTGCGAAGCTTTTTAGTACTTGCTCAAAATGTAACAGGGGATTTAATGGAAGGATCTTGGAGTAAAAGAATAATTTTTATAATAGTGGCATTAGTTATGATTTATTTATATAAATCTACAGGAAGAATTTAAAATATTCTCAAAAGTTTCTTGGAAAATAACAATACTAGTTTATGATATTTTTTAGTAGGAATCCCATTGAATTTTCTTTTCAAAGCTAGTATAAATCAAGATTTGCTAGTAAAAATATTAGTGGAAAAATATATGAATGCTAAAATATAAAAAGGAGTTTCTGGAGAAGAGGCTCCTTTTTAATTGTAGAAACTTTTCTAGGAAAGAAAAAGTAATCATTTGTTACTATATAATGTTATTCATAATTATTTTAATATTTCTTTTTTATTTTTTTTATAAACAAGAATAAGAAAAAAATCCTTATTTTTTTCAATTAAGAGTACTATTATATTATTTTTAATAAAAGATCAATCCTCTATTATTATTTTTATAGAAGAAGTTTTTCCACCATTACAATCACTTTCAGAAACACTACAGGCTGCTATACCTAAAGAAACATTCATTAATGCTTTTAAAATTACTTTATCTCCTGCTTTTGAAAGAGGTTTTTTTACCACAATACTTCCATCTACATTGATTTTTGTATACATAAAAAAGTTAACAGGATGAATAATTGCTCTTTTATTCTCTAAACTTATATTTATGTTATCCAAGCAGTTTGAATGTTTTTCTCCATTGTGGTAAAAAAAATCATACATTTCGGGTCTACAACAAGGATGTAATAAATCATGTTCTTTTACATCATCTGCTAAAATTTCAAACATAGGTTGATAAAGGTTAGTATAAATTATATCTCCTGTTTTTAATTTTAAAGATTCATTGCAATCAATTGTAACTCCTGTAGATAAAAATTCGTCTGGATTTTCACTTACTTCAGCAAAGAAATCAACAACTTGACTTCCTTCAATATCAACAATAGTTATTAATTGATTTTTTTTTACTTCTATTTTTTTTCCACTACAAGCATTTATTATATATTCTTTCTCCATAAAACCCTCCTTAAAATTTTTTATATTATATAATTTATAGAAAAATAAATCAATAAAAAATGACTTTATAAAATTGATTTTAAAGGGCTTTGAAAGGGTAAGTCTATTAAAGTATGCCTGTATTTACAATAAAAAAGAGAAGATTAATTTCTTTTCTTTTTTAGCTTCAACTATTAAAAAATATTTTAAACAAAAAAGGCCTCAGACCATTTGATCCAGAGGCATTGCTAACAAATATATATTTTATTAATACCCTTTATAATTAAGGGGTAGGAGTTCTCATGGTGCCTAGGGAGGGACTTGAACCCTCACTCCTTTGACAGGAAACGGATTTTGAGTCCGTCGCGTCTACCGTTCCGCCACCCAGGCTTGGTTACTCAATTATAATATAACATTTATTGAAAAAAGTCAACACTTTTTTTAATTAAATATTTTTGTAAAAACTGCAGGAATCTTACTTGAGAAATGTAAGACTTCTTTAGTGACAGGGTGAACGAAAACAATGGTATTAGCATGTAGTCCTAGACGATTGATGGGACTTTTACCAGAACCGTATTTTTTATCTCCCACTACACTGTGGCCAATATCCTGCATATGTACACGAATTTGATTTTTTCTTCCTGTTTCTATGTTTACTTCAAGAAGAGAATAGTTTTTATTCTTTTTCAAAACTTTATAGTGGGAAATAGCTTTTTTACCTTCTTTGGGATTCTGACTTGAATAAGTTATAAAAGCTTTATTTTCCTGTAAATAAGATATTATAGTATCTTTTTCTTTTTGAACAGCTCCTTCAACTAATGCAATATATGTCCTCTCTTTTACAGAATCGTTCCAAGTAGTTTGAAGTATATCCTGAGCTTTTTCTGTTTTAGCAAATATCATAATTCCAGAAGTATCTCTGTCTAAACGATGTACAACAAATATTTTATTTTTAGGATCCTTATTTTTTAAATAATCTTTAAGCATATTATATGCAGTTTTTTCTCTCTCATTATCAGTTGCAATAGAGAGAATACCATTTTCTTTTTCTACCACAAGGATGTCATTATCTTCAAAAATGATAGAAACTCCTTTCATAGTTGTTTCAATAGTTACTTTTCCCCAGTCAACAGTGACAGTTTGACCTGGAAGAAGCGGATGATTATATTGGGAAACAACATCATTTCCAACAAAAACCTTTCTTTTAGTAAGAAGAGATTTTATACTTGTACGACTTTTTTCTGGCATTTTTTCTATTAAAAAGTTCATTAACTCATTTTTTTCTTCAACTTTAAACACAGTATTTTTTTTGCTTTTATTTATCATTATTTGCCTCCTGTTATATATCAAAGAATATTATAGCATAGTTAACTTACTAAGTAAATTAAAGCTTATATAATTTAAACTTTAAATTTAAAAATTGAAGAATAAATTTTTGAGAAAAAATCGTTATATGACGAAAAAATATTAAATAATAATAGAGGAACTTATTACTTGTAATTGAATATTTAGTATAAGAAAATAAAGAGATGAATTATTTTGTAAAGATACAGTTTTATCTGCTGAAATAATAAGAGATAGAACCATTAAATAAGATCAAAATATTTTATTCAAATTATAAATCAAACATAACTATAATAAATTTTAGGAGGAATGATATCATGAAACACGAAGAATTTCATGCTTTTTCAAACAAAAAATTTAACGAGTATTCAGAGAAAAAAAGAGAGGAAGCTATAGAAGCTTTTGGATGTGAAGTCGCTAAAAATGCAAATGATTTAACTGTTGGAGAGTTAAAAGGATTTCTTGAAGAAAAAATGGGAGAATATTTTGATAAATATCATGTCAAAGAAGTGAAGATTAAAGAAAAAGAAATAAAAAAAGAAGAATCAGATAAAGATATAATTATTTATGTTCCTTATGATGGAAATGTAGAAATGCTTAGATTAAGACCAAGTACCGCTTCTGATGAATCTCCCAAGATATTTTTAAAAGAAAAAGAAATTGGGTTAAAAGTTAAAGATTTTGCCTCTAAAACTAAAGAAGAAATTTCAGAAGAAACTGATAAAATAGTTGAAGAATTGAAAAAAAATCTAGACTATTTGAAAAAAGATATTGAAGAATGCAATAAGGAATTGAAAAAAGGATTAAAAGATGAAGCAGAAAAGATTAAGAAAAGAATTGAAAAAGATAAAGAAAAATTAAAAGAAATCAAAGAAATAATAAAAAAATGATTTGTAAAAACCCCAGATATTTTATTCTGGGGTTTTAAATTCATAAAAGATAGGATATTATTTTATAAATTTGTGATATAATACAAATAATATAATGTTTATGGAGGGAAGCCATGAAAAACAGACTGGGAGCAGTATTTTTAACAATTTTTTTATTTGGATGTGGTGGTCCAAAAGAAGTAGATATATCTAAAAAACAGGAAAAAAATGGGATAGTATATATTGAAAATGAAAAAAAACCATTTACTGGAAAAATCATATCAAAATATGAGAATGGTCAAATAAAAATGGATTCTCAATATAAAGATGGAAAACTTGAAGGTATAGTAAGAGAATACTATGAAGATGGACAAGTTCACAATGAATGGAATTATAAAGATAATCGTCTGGATGGAGAACAAAAAAAATATTATGAGAATGGGCAGTTATCAACAGAAAAATATTTTAAAGATAATAAGCCTGATGGAATATTTAAGGAATATTATGAAGATGGAAAAATAAAAAGTGAAACTGAATATAAAAAAGGAAAAAAAGATGGTCTTTATAAATCATATATTGCAAATGGAAATTTACAATATGAAACAAATTTTAAAAATGGAAAAATAGAAGGACTTTTTAAAGAATATCATGAAAATGGAAATATGAGTATTGAAACTAATATAAAAAATGAAAAAAAAGAAGGAATATATAAAAAGTATTATGAGAATGGAAATTTAAACATTGAAGCTAATATGGAAGAAAATAAAATAAGAGGGGAATATAAAGTCTATTACGAAAATGGGCAGCTTTATAGCGAAACAAAATATAGAGATGGAAAACAGGAAGGAATATACAGACAATATTATAACAATGGACAGTTAAATATAGAAACTTCATATAAAGATGGAAAAAAAGATGGAAGCTATAAAAGTTATTATATGACTGGGGAAATTGCAGATGAAAGTCATTATAAAGATGGAAAATTAGAAGGAAGTCATAAAGAATATTACAAGAATGGACAGCTTATGTTTGAAAAAAATTATAAGAATGGAAAGGCAGAAGGAGTTGTAGTTTTTTATACTCCTAGTGGAAAAGAAGAGAAAAAAGTGAGATATAAAAATGACGAAATCATAAAAGTAATAAAATAAAGATAAAGAAGCTGCTGCAAATTAGTAATTTATTTTACTGATTTATAGAGCTTCTTTTTTTATAAAAAAAATAGAAATCATTTTATAGATTTCTATTAGTTTTTACTTTAGTATTTATTTTTATTTATTTCAGCTACTTTAATGATAATTTATACTTTATTTTTCAATGAGTGCAGCAGTTTAAATTTATAATAGTTTTTTATTTATTAAATTTAAAGTTTGCAATAAAATGGAACTATTTTAAATTATTTCAGCTATTTCTTCAAATGTTTTTTTTGTTAAAATAGGAAGAGAATAGTTTGGATCAGCTTTTCCAACAACTAATATCATAACTGGAGTCTCACCAGCTGGTCTTTTTAACAAGTCTCTCAAAAAGATCATAGGAGCTGGAGTATATGTGAGGCTGGCATATCCAGCATTATGAAGTGCATTAATAAGAAAACCGATGGAAATACCAATAGATTCATTGACATAATAATTTTTATCTAAAGTTCCGTCTTTATTTTCTTTATAAAATTCTTTAAATATGACAATAAGACAGGGAGCCTGAGTAAGGAAAGGTTTTTTCCATGTAAGTGTCAATTTATTTAAATCTTCCTGCCATTCCTTAGTAATTTTAGAGTCATAAAATTCTTTTTCTATTTTTTCACTTTCTTCTCTTATTTTCTCTTTCATAATTGGATCAATAACTATTGAGAAATGCCAAGGCTGTTTATCTGCACCACTTGGAGCAGTCGCAGCAGTCATGATACAATCTTTGATTATATCAATATCTACAGGCTCTTCTAAAAATTGACGATAAGTATGACGTTTTTTAGATTTTTCTAATAACATTTTTGAAATATCAGACATAATTTACTCCCCCTTTATTGTCAGTTAAATATATATTCTCTTTATACCTTACAAAATACTTTATGTCAATAGATACAGTAAGAATAATATTTTCTGTTTTCACTTGTAATTAACTGAAATTTTATATATTTTTTACAGAAGTATGTTAAAGTTTATATGAAAGTAAAAAGATAGTATTTGTTTGTAGGAACAGCAGGAAAATTATTGTATAATAATTAAAATAAAACTAATTGAAATGAGGAAAATAAAATGAAAAATAAAAAATTATATTTATTTGATATTGATGGAACACTTATTTTGGGAAATAAACCTTTAGATGGAGCAGAAAAGATAATTAAAGAAATAAGAGAAAAAGGTAAAAAACTTATGTTATTCACCAATAATTCTTCAAGAACAAGAGAAGAATATGTAGAAAAATTTAGAAAAATGGATATTGAAATTTTAGAAGAGGAGATAGTTACTGCTGGATACATGCTTGGAGAATATCTAATTGAAAAAAAAGATAATCCATCAGTATTCTTAGTAGGAACTAAATCTTTAAAAAAACTTTTGGAAGATATGGGAGTAAAAGTAATAGAGGAGCCTCAAAAAGTTAATGGCAAATATAATGTTGATTATGTAGCAGTTGCATTGGATAGCGAATTAAATTATCAAAAAATTGTAACTGCCTGTGAGTTACTTAGTGAAGGAGCAGAATATCTGGCTGCTAATCCAGATTTTGTTTATCCAGTAGAGGGTGGGAAATTTCTTCCTGATTGTGGTGCAATATGTAAAATGCTGGAATATGCAGTTAAAAGAAAACCTCTTTTTTTAGGAAAACCTTCAAGGGAAATATTAGATTATTGTATTAAGAAAAATGGAGTTTCTAAAGGGGAAACTGTAATAATAGGAGACAGATTATATACTGATATAGCCTGTGGTTATGATAATGGCTGTGATACTATTCTGGTTTTGACTGGAGAGAGCAAAAAAGAAGATGTGAAGGACAGTCCGTATAAGCCTGACTTCATATTGGAAAGTATAAAAGATATAGAAATATAAAATAAATATTTAGCTTGAAAATAATTTCTTGAAATAACTTTATATATATGGAATTTTAAAATTAAAATTTTTGTAGTAGAGGATAATTCATAAGCAGAAATATAATTTTGGAAATTTTTTATTAGAGAGAGTCAACAAATTTCTCTAAATAACAAGCTTCTAAAATTTAAGGTTGGCTTTTGATTAACCTCTATTTTTTATTAAAAATTTAATCTTTTATGTGATATAATAGAGTGGTAAATTCTAGATGTCTGGAGGGATATTTTAATGAAAGCTGAAGTTTTAAACTGTGAAAAAATTAAAGAAGGATATATAATAAAATTAAGTGATGGAAATGGTTCTTTTTACATAGATGGAAAAGGGGGACAATTAGGAGACAGAGGGACAATAGGAGAGAGTATTGTTCTTGAAGTCAGAGATGGAAGTATAGTGATTGATAGAGAAATAACTCTGGGAGAACATGAGTATACTATCAATGCAGAAAGAAGAAAAGATATAGCCTGTCAGCATACAGCTCAGCATCTTTTTTCAGCTCTTGCATATAATGACTATCAATTAAATACTGTAGGTTTTAGAATGGCAGAAGAATATACTTCAGTAGATTTAGATTCTAATACAATATCAGAAGAAACTATAAAAGAACTGGAAAATAAGGCGAATGAAGTTATAAGAAAAGCTATAGAATTGAAAATATATACACTTAACCATGAAGAAGCTCTAAAAATAGAAGGATTGAGAAAAGCTATTAAAGATAAAGTAACTGGAGATGTAAGATTTGTAGAAATACCAGATATTGATTTAGGGGCTTGTGCTGGTTTTCATGTTGAAAATACAAAGGATATAAAACTGTTTAAAATATTATCTTATGAAAAAATAAAAGGAAATTACACAAGATTCTTTTTTATAGCTGGAGATAGAGCTATAAAAGATTACGCTTTTAAACATGAGTTATCAAAAGAACTGTGTCATATATTCAGCTGTAAAGATTATGAAATTCTCACAATGCTGAACAAAAGCCTGGAAGAAAAGAAAAAAACTGAAACAGAAATGAAAATGATTGCTTCTGAATTTGCTGAGCTTTTAGGAGAAAAACTGATGAGAGAGGCAGAGGAAATAAATGGGTATAAATTTATTATATGTACAGGAGATAAGGTAACAGTGCAGTATCTGCCAAGATATGTAACTCCAGAAGATTATATATTGATAGCAGGAAGTGAGGACAGCTATTCAATCATTTCAAACAGGATTAATTGTAAAGAGTTCTTAAAGGAATTAACTTCATCTAATGTCAATATTAAAGGTGGAGGAAATCAGATAAAGGGAAATTTCAAAGGAAAAATATCAAAAGAAGAGTTGAAAAAACAACTTGAAACTTTTCTTAATAAGTTGTAATTGAGCATTTTTTTTGATATAATATTATGTTAGTAATTTTATAATCGGAGGAATAATGTCAGAAAAAATTAATTTATTAAATTTAAATCAACAAGAGCTGGAGGAATTAGTAATTTCCCTTGGAATGAAAAAATTTTACGGGAAGCAAATATTTAACTGGCTTCATAAAAAAATAGTAAGAGATCTTAATGAAATAACAAATCTTTCACTTAAAGACAGAGAGCTTTTAGCTGAAAAAGCATATATACCATTTTTAAATCTTTTGAAACAGCAGGTATCTAAAATTGATAAAACAGAAAAATTCCTTTTTAAACTTGAAGATGGAAATACTATTGAAACTGTATTATTAAGACATAAAGATAAAAGAAATACTCTATGTATATCATCACAGGTAGGATGCCCTGTAAAATGTGCTTTTTGTGCAACTGGACAAGATGGGTTTGTAAGAAATCTTGATGTAAATGAAATAATCAATCAGGTATATACTGTAGAGAGAAGACTTATAAAACAAGGAAGCAATATAAATAATATAGTTTTCATGGGAATGGGAGAGCCTTTGCTTAATCTTTCCAATGTATTAAAAGCTCTTGATATACTTTCTAATGAAAATGGAATAAATATTTCTAAAAGAAAAATAACTATATCAACATCAGGAATAGTACCTAATATAGAAAAAATCTTATTGGAAAAACTTCCTGTTGAGCTTGCTATATCACTTCATAGTGCAATAAATGCAAAAAGAGATACAATAATTCCTGTAAACAGAAGTTATCCTCTTGAGGATCTTTATGCAATATTGCAGGAATATCAAAGACAGACTAAACGTAGAATAAGTTTTGAGTATATAATGATCAATGATTTTAATGTTTCAGATATAGATGCTAATGCATTGGCTGACTTTGTACATGAATTTGATCATGTGGTAAATCTTATCCCATATAATCCTGTGGCTGGAACAGAATTTGAAAGACCTTCTGAAAAGAAAATAGATAAATTCTTTACTTTCCTGAAAGATGTAAGAAAAGTAAATGTC
This genomic window contains:
- a CDS encoding threonine/alanine-tRNA synthetase produces the protein MKAEVLNCEKIKEGYIIKLSDGNGSFYIDGKGGQLGDRGTIGESIVLEVRDGSIVIDREITLGEHEYTINAERRKDIACQHTAQHLFSALAYNDYQLNTVGFRMAEEYTSVDLDSNTISEETIKELENKANEVIRKAIELKIYTLNHEEALKIEGLRKAIKDKVTGDVRFVEIPDIDLGACAGFHVENTKDIKLFKILSYEKIKGNYTRFFFIAGDRAIKDYAFKHELSKELCHIFSCKDYEILTMLNKSLEEKKKTETEMKMIASEFAELLGEKLMREAEEINGYKFIICTGDKVTVQYLPRYVTPEDYILIAGSEDSYSIISNRINCKEFLKELTSSNVNIKGGGNQIKGNFKGKISKEELKKQLETFLNKL
- a CDS encoding nitroreductase; translated protein: MSDISKMLLEKSKKRHTYRQFLEEPVDIDIIKDCIMTAATAPSGADKQPWHFSIVIDPIMKEKIREESEKIEKEFYDSKITKEWQEDLNKLTLTWKKPFLTQAPCLIVIFKEFYKENKDGTLDKNYYVNESIGISIGFLINALHNAGYASLTYTPAPMIFLRDLLKRPAGETPVMILVVGKADPNYSLPILTKKTFEEIAEII
- a CDS encoding putative hydrolase; translation: MKNKKLYLFDIDGTLILGNKPLDGAEKIIKEIREKGKKLMLFTNNSSRTREEYVEKFRKMDIEILEEEIVTAGYMLGEYLIEKKDNPSVFLVGTKSLKKLLEDMGVKVIEEPQKVNGKYNVDYVAVALDSELNYQKIVTACELLSEGAEYLAANPDFVYPVEGGKFLPDCGAICKMLEYAVKRKPLFLGKPSREILDYCIKKNGVSKGETVIIGDRLYTDIACGYDNGCDTILVLTGESKKEDVKDSPYKPDFILESIKDIEI
- a CDS encoding 23S rRNA pseudouridine synthase gives rise to the protein MINKSKKNTVFKVEEKNELMNFLIEKMPEKSRTSIKSLLTKRKVFVGNDVVSQYNHPLLPGQTVTVDWGKVTIETTMKGVSIIFEDNDILVVEKENGILSIATDNEREKTAYNMLKDYLKNKDPKNKIFVVHRLDRDTSGIMIFAKTEKAQDILQTTWNDSVKERTYIALVEGAVQKEKDTIISYLQENKAFITYSSQNPKEGKKAISHYKVLKKNKNYSLLEVNIETGRKNQIRVHMQDIGHSVVGDKKYGSGKSPINRLGLHANTIVFVHPVTKEVLHFSSKIPAVFTKIFN
- the rlmN gene encoding 23S rRNA (adenine(2503)-C(2))-methyltransferase RlmN, coding for MSEKINLLNLNQQELEELVISLGMKKFYGKQIFNWLHKKIVRDLNEITNLSLKDRELLAEKAYIPFLNLLKQQVSKIDKTEKFLFKLEDGNTIETVLLRHKDKRNTLCISSQVGCPVKCAFCATGQDGFVRNLDVNEIINQVYTVERRLIKQGSNINNIVFMGMGEPLLNLSNVLKALDILSNENGINISKRKITISTSGIVPNIEKILLEKLPVELAISLHSAINAKRDTIIPVNRSYPLEDLYAILQEYQRQTKRRISFEYIMINDFNVSDIDANALADFVHEFDHVVNLIPYNPVAGTEFERPSEKKIDKFFTFLKDVRKVNVTLRREKGTDIDGACGQLRQKAPKK